In Pseudomonas sp. MYb327, one DNA window encodes the following:
- the trpB gene encoding tryptophan synthase subunit beta, with protein MTETNLRNGPDANGLFGAFGGRYVAETLMPLILELAREYEAAKEDPAFKEELAYFQRDYVGRPSPLYFAERLTEFCGGAKIYLKREELNHTGAHKINNCIGQILLARRMGKKRIIAETGAGMHGVATATVAARFGLDCVIYMGTTDIERQQANVFRMKLLGAEVIPVVAGTGTLKDAMNEALRDWVTNVDSTFYLIGTVAGPHPYPAMVRDFQAVIGKETRDQLQAQEGRLPDSLVACIGGGSNAMGLFHPFLDDKSVEIIGVEAAGYGIETGKHAASLNGGVPGVLHGNRTFLLQDDDGQIIDAHSISAGLDYPGIGPEHAWLHDIGRVQYTSVTDDEALDAFHKCCRLEGIIPALESAHALAEVFKRAPSLPKDHLMVVNLSGRGDKDMQTVMHHMEHSQPEQSKQEKH; from the coding sequence ATGACCGAGACAAATCTGCGCAACGGCCCTGACGCCAACGGCCTGTTTGGCGCGTTCGGCGGCCGTTACGTCGCCGAAACCCTGATGCCGTTGATCCTTGAACTGGCCCGTGAATACGAAGCGGCCAAGGAAGATCCTGCATTCAAAGAAGAATTGGCCTACTTCCAGCGTGACTACGTCGGACGTCCGAGCCCGCTCTATTTCGCTGAGCGTCTGACCGAGTTCTGCGGCGGCGCCAAGATCTATCTCAAGCGCGAAGAGCTGAACCACACCGGCGCGCACAAGATCAACAACTGCATCGGCCAGATCCTGCTGGCGCGGCGCATGGGCAAGAAACGCATCATCGCCGAGACCGGCGCCGGCATGCATGGCGTGGCGACCGCCACCGTTGCCGCGCGATTTGGTCTGGACTGCGTGATCTACATGGGCACCACTGACATCGAACGTCAGCAGGCCAACGTGTTCCGGATGAAGCTGCTGGGCGCCGAAGTAATTCCGGTCGTGGCCGGTACCGGTACCCTGAAAGATGCGATGAACGAAGCCCTGCGCGATTGGGTAACCAACGTCGACAGCACCTTCTACTTGATCGGCACCGTGGCCGGCCCGCACCCTTACCCAGCGATGGTTCGCGACTTCCAGGCCGTGATTGGCAAGGAAACCCGTGACCAGTTGCAAGCCCAGGAAGGCCGCCTGCCTGACAGCCTGGTGGCGTGCATCGGCGGCGGCTCCAACGCCATGGGCCTGTTCCACCCGTTCCTCGACGACAAGAGCGTCGAGATCATCGGCGTGGAAGCGGCCGGCTATGGCATCGAAACCGGCAAGCACGCGGCCAGCCTGAACGGCGGCGTACCGGGTGTGCTGCATGGCAACCGTACGTTCCTGCTGCAGGACGACGATGGTCAGATCATCGACGCCCACTCGATCTCCGCTGGCCTCGACTATCCAGGTATCGGCCCGGAACATGCGTGGTTGCATGACATCGGTCGCGTTCAATACACCTCGGTAACCGACGACGAAGCGCTCGACGCGTTCCACAAATGCTGCCGTCTGGAAGGGATTATTCCTGCACTGGAAAGCGCCCATGCCCTGGCTGAAGTGTTCAAGCGCGCACCGAGCCTGCCGAAAGATCACCTGATGGTGGTCAATCTGTCCGGCCGTGGCGACAAAGACATGCAAACCGTGATGCATCACATGGAACACTCTCAACCAGAGCAATCCAAGCAGGAGAAACACTGA
- a CDS encoding LysR family transcriptional regulator, protein MSHDLPPLNALRAFEATARLNSVSQAAEQLHVTHGAVSRQLKVLEEHLGVSLFVKEGRGLKLTEAGMRLRDASAEAFERLRTVCAELTQSTVDAPFVLGCSGSLLARWFIPRLGRLNADLPDLRLHLSAGEGDLDPRRPGLDALLVFAEPPWPADMQVFELASERIGPVMSPRFIGYERLKTAPAEALLNEPVLHTTSRPQAWPVWAQQKGLDAGALKFGQGFEHLYYLLEAAVAGLGVAIAPEPLVIEDLKAGRLVAPWGFSETPAQLALWLPKRAADGRARQLAQWLKNELRQTD, encoded by the coding sequence ATGAGCCACGACCTCCCACCGCTGAACGCCCTTCGTGCCTTCGAAGCCACGGCTCGCTTGAACAGCGTCAGTCAGGCCGCCGAACAGCTGCATGTGACTCACGGCGCAGTCAGCCGGCAATTGAAGGTGCTTGAAGAACATCTTGGCGTGAGCCTGTTCGTCAAGGAAGGTCGCGGCCTGAAACTCACAGAAGCCGGCATGCGCTTGCGCGACGCCAGCGCTGAAGCCTTCGAGCGCTTGCGTACTGTCTGCGCAGAACTCACACAAAGCACCGTCGATGCACCGTTCGTGCTCGGCTGCTCGGGAAGTCTGCTGGCGCGCTGGTTTATTCCGCGCCTGGGTCGGTTGAATGCCGATCTGCCTGATCTGCGCCTTCACCTCTCGGCGGGCGAAGGCGATCTTGATCCGCGCCGTCCCGGCCTGGATGCTCTGCTGGTTTTCGCCGAACCACCGTGGCCGGCGGACATGCAGGTGTTCGAACTGGCGAGTGAGCGAATCGGCCCGGTGATGAGCCCTCGATTCATCGGCTACGAACGATTAAAAACCGCGCCCGCCGAGGCCCTGCTGAATGAGCCAGTGCTCCACACCACCTCCCGCCCGCAAGCCTGGCCTGTTTGGGCGCAGCAAAAAGGCCTCGACGCCGGGGCGTTGAAGTTCGGTCAAGGTTTCGAGCATTTGTATTATTTACTGGAAGCCGCCGTAGCCGGGCTGGGGGTGGCGATTGCGCCAGAACCGCTGGTGATCGAGGACTTGAAGGCCGGGCGGCTGGTTGCGCCATGGGGCTTCAGTGAAACCCCGGCGCAACTGGCGTTGTGGCTACCCAAACGCGCCGCTGACGGACGCGCTCGGCAACTGGCGCAATGGCTTAAAAACGAGCTGCGCCAGACGGATTAG
- a CDS encoding DUF883 family protein, which produces MANSSLRKASLQSMEAEIESLLKSLESLKDDASDESRKTLKVLKGNAENALKHSRHLLSDAYEEVKVKTRETGIATRDYAQAHPWTTAGVAVGALGLLAAYLLCKRGD; this is translated from the coding sequence ATGGCCAACAGTTCGTTACGTAAAGCCTCATTGCAAAGCATGGAAGCGGAAATCGAGAGCCTGCTCAAATCCTTGGAAAGCCTGAAGGACGACGCCTCGGACGAGTCGCGTAAAACCCTCAAGGTGCTCAAAGGCAATGCCGAAAACGCGTTGAAACATTCGCGTCATCTGCTCAGCGATGCCTATGAAGAGGTGAAGGTCAAAACCCGCGAAACCGGGATTGCTACGCGGGACTACGCCCAGGCACACCCTTGGACTACAGCGGGTGTCGCTGTGGGTGCGCTGGGTTTGCTAGCGGCTTACCTGCTATGCAAACGCGGTGACTAA
- a CDS encoding dodecin, whose product MTDHHTYKKVELVGSSTTSIEDAINNALAEANKSLKYMEWFEVTETRGHIKDGKAAHFQVTLKVGFRIASS is encoded by the coding sequence ATGACTGACCATCACACCTACAAGAAAGTCGAACTGGTCGGCTCGTCCACCACCAGCATTGAAGACGCGATCAACAACGCACTGGCCGAGGCCAACAAAAGTCTAAAGTACATGGAGTGGTTTGAAGTGACCGAAACCCGCGGGCACATCAAGGACGGCAAGGCTGCGCATTTCCAGGTGACGCTCAAGGTAGGGTTCCGGATTGCCAGCAGCTGA
- a CDS encoding DUF1161 domain-containing protein, translated as MKKFILAVGLLSLAGAAFADGKSCEELKAEIAAKLDAKGVSGYSLEIVDKGTAAGGKVVGTCEKGSKEIVYKR; from the coding sequence ATGAAGAAGTTTATTTTGGCGGTAGGTCTGTTGAGCCTTGCGGGAGCCGCCTTTGCGGATGGCAAATCGTGTGAAGAGCTTAAAGCCGAAATCGCTGCAAAGCTTGATGCCAAGGGCGTTTCAGGCTACTCGCTGGAAATCGTCGACAAAGGCACCGCTGCCGGCGGTAAAGTCGTCGGCACCTGTGAGAAGGGCTCCAAGGAAATCGTCTACAAGCGCTAG